The following proteins come from a genomic window of Lycium ferocissimum isolate CSIRO_LF1 chromosome 4, AGI_CSIRO_Lferr_CH_V1, whole genome shotgun sequence:
- the LOC132054721 gene encoding leucine-rich repeat extensin-like protein 3 produces the protein MDPNMIRPRKCKPCPPPPPPPPSPKREAPPPPPPPPPHGENVAQACQCDCCNFRGHPSPFSPVAPPPPLPSLGPCHPPSHVRNYWNDDLDRFSRMRRVESLEMGYRMNLRDPFNDFPEDHTPRHCMAGHQRHRPPPMLMGHHHRQPPLMLGHHRGQPPLLLGQHPEPPTSYCPPQGDYAYQHGYSGYENPNGCTSM, from the coding sequence ATGGATCCTAATATGATTCGCCCGCGGAAATGCAAGCCTtgtccaccaccaccaccaccacctccatCACCTAAAAGAGAGGCACCGCCAccgccaccaccaccaccaccacatgGTGAAAACGTTGCACAAGCATGTCAATGTGATTGTTGTAATTTCCGCGGACATCCATCCCCATTTTCGCCAGTagcaccaccaccaccactaccaTCATTGGGGCCATGTCATCCGCCATCGCACGTCAGAAACTACTGGAATGATGACTTGGACCGATTCTCGAGAATGCGGAGAGTGGAGAGCCTTGAGATGGGCTATAGGATGAATTTGCGTGACCCTTTCAATGACTTTCCTGAGGATCATACTCCACGTCATTGCATGGCAGGACACCAACGTCATAGACCACCACCGATGCTAATGGGGCACCACCACAGACAACCGCCACTAATGTTGGGGCACCACCGTGGACAACCACCACTGCTGTTGGGGCAGCACCCCGAACCACCAACATCCTATTGTCCTCCACAGGGTGATTATGCATACCAACATGGCTACTCCGGCTATGAGAATCCAAATGGTTGCACTAGTATGTGA